A genomic region of Cytobacillus luteolus contains the following coding sequences:
- a CDS encoding O-acetylhomoserine aminocarboxypropyltransferase/cysteine synthase family protein, with protein MSGSERKYRLETIGVHGGLQADPVTGARAVPIYQSNAFKFENTEHAANLFALKEPGYIYSRIHNPTVTVFEERVAQLEGGVGSLAVASGMAAITTAILNLASSGDEIVSASTLYGGTYNLFANTLPKYGIDTHFVDPSDPTNFKKAITPNTKALFAETIGNPSLDILNIEAVAEIAHEAGIPLIIDNTFATPYLCRPIEHGADIVIHSATKWLLGNGTTLGGIIVDGGKFDWNSAKFPGFTTPDPSYHNLVYSEALGPVAFIVKARVQLLRDLGPAISPFNAFQFNLGLETLHVRMKEHIQNTRKIVSYLDEHPGVEWVLYPEHEEHPGKELAKKYLPKGAGAVVVFGIKGGREAGAKVINNVTLWSHVANVGDAKSLIIHPASTTHQQLGAEDLKKSGVTDDLIRLSVGIEHCEDLLEDLEQAIEKATGLSSKKPVSAI; from the coding sequence ATGAGTGGAAGTGAGAGAAAGTATCGTCTAGAAACAATTGGGGTGCATGGTGGTTTGCAAGCAGATCCAGTTACTGGAGCACGTGCTGTTCCGATCTATCAATCAAATGCTTTTAAATTCGAGAATACAGAACATGCTGCAAATCTATTTGCTTTAAAGGAACCAGGGTATATCTATTCCCGGATTCACAATCCTACGGTAACTGTTTTTGAAGAAAGAGTTGCTCAATTGGAGGGTGGTGTTGGTAGCTTAGCAGTTGCAAGTGGGATGGCAGCTATTACAACAGCTATTTTAAATCTTGCCAGTTCTGGTGATGAAATTGTCTCTGCATCTACTTTATATGGTGGTACCTATAATTTGTTTGCAAACACGTTACCAAAGTACGGAATAGATACTCATTTTGTGGATCCGTCTGATCCTACTAATTTCAAAAAGGCAATCACTCCTAATACAAAAGCCCTCTTTGCTGAAACAATAGGAAATCCTAGCTTGGATATTTTAAATATAGAAGCAGTTGCTGAAATTGCACATGAAGCTGGTATTCCATTAATCATTGACAACACGTTTGCCACACCATATCTATGCAGGCCAATTGAACATGGTGCAGATATAGTAATTCACTCAGCAACAAAATGGTTGCTTGGGAATGGTACTACTCTTGGAGGGATTATTGTAGATGGAGGGAAATTTGATTGGAACTCGGCAAAGTTTCCTGGATTTACAACACCTGATCCGAGCTATCATAATTTAGTATACTCAGAAGCGTTAGGGCCTGTTGCTTTTATTGTGAAGGCAAGAGTTCAGTTATTAAGGGACTTAGGTCCGGCCATTAGCCCATTTAATGCATTTCAGTTTAACTTAGGACTGGAAACACTGCATGTCCGGATGAAAGAGCATATTCAAAATACGAGAAAGATCGTCTCCTACTTAGATGAGCATCCTGGTGTAGAGTGGGTATTATACCCGGAGCATGAAGAACATCCTGGAAAGGAATTAGCGAAGAAGTACTTACCTAAAGGTGCTGGTGCAGTTGTTGTATTTGGAATCAAAGGTGGCAGGGAAGCTGGAGCAAAAGTCATTAATAATGTAACTCTTTGGTCTCATGTAGCGAATGTAGGGGATGCCAAGAGCTTAATCATCCATCCTGCAAGTACCACTCATCAGCAATTAGGGGCCGAGGATTTAAAGAAATCCGGAGTGACTGATGATTTAATCAGGCTTTCAGTTGGAATTGAACATTGTGAAGATCTTCTTGAAGACTTAGAACAAGCAATTGAAAAGGCAACAGGACTTTCTTCTAAAAAGCCAGTAAGTGCTATTTAA
- a CDS encoding methionine ABC transporter ATP-binding protein, which translates to MITLQNVKKIYKSKTGSVTAVDGVNLDIKQGEIFGIIGYSGAGKSSLIRLLNGLEIPTEGSISVAGHQITSAKGNKLRKARQEISMIFQHFNLLWSRTVSENIEFPLEIIGVPKKERLRRVDELVKLVGLEGREKAYPSQLSGGQKQRVGIARALASNPKVLLCDEATSALDPQTTDSILDLLVDINERLGLTIVLITHEMHVIRKICHRVAVMEDGKIVEQGQVLEVFRKPKMPITQRFVKQVTEPEETKETIEHLLDQYPNGKVIQLTFVGDAAERPLMTNLIRNFNLNVNILQGKISQTQSGSYGTLFIHVDGDTSEIDKAIDYIHSEQVEVEVIANA; encoded by the coding sequence ATGATTACATTGCAAAATGTAAAAAAGATTTATAAATCGAAAACAGGATCAGTGACTGCTGTTGATGGCGTTAACCTAGACATTAAACAAGGAGAAATCTTTGGAATCATTGGTTACAGTGGAGCTGGGAAAAGCTCATTAATCAGACTATTAAATGGACTTGAAATTCCAACAGAAGGCTCAATATCTGTAGCAGGCCATCAAATTACCAGTGCTAAAGGAAACAAGTTAAGAAAAGCACGACAGGAAATAAGTATGATTTTTCAACATTTTAACTTGTTGTGGTCACGTACAGTTAGCGAGAATATCGAGTTTCCTTTAGAGATTATTGGAGTGCCAAAGAAAGAAAGACTTAGACGCGTTGATGAGTTAGTAAAGTTAGTGGGACTTGAGGGAAGAGAAAAAGCCTATCCTTCACAGCTTAGTGGAGGACAGAAGCAAAGAGTAGGTATTGCAAGGGCACTAGCAAGCAATCCCAAAGTGTTACTTTGTGATGAGGCTACCTCAGCGCTTGACCCACAAACAACAGACTCAATCTTAGATTTGCTGGTAGATATAAATGAGCGCTTAGGTCTAACAATTGTGCTTATCACTCATGAGATGCATGTTATCAGGAAAATTTGCCACCGTGTTGCAGTTATGGAAGATGGAAAGATAGTTGAGCAAGGTCAGGTTTTAGAGGTATTTAGGAAACCTAAGATGCCAATCACCCAAAGATTCGTAAAACAAGTGACGGAGCCAGAGGAAACAAAAGAAACGATTGAGCACTTGCTTGATCAATATCCAAACGGTAAAGTCATCCAACTCACTTTTGTAGGAGATGCTGCTGAACGTCCATTGATGACAAATTTAATTCGAAACTTTAATCTAAACGTTAACATTCTTCAAGGGAAAATCTCACAAACCCAAAGTGGTTCTTACGGTACTCTTTTTATCCATGTTGATGGAGACACTAGCGAAATCGATAAAGCAATTGATTATATTCATAGCGAGCAAGTTGAAGTGGAGGTGATAGCAAATGCTTGA
- a CDS encoding methionine ABC transporter permease, which translates to MLEELLPNVKWEKVITATNETLYMTGISVIATFILGIILGLLLFLTSKGNIWESKAMNSVIAAIVNIFRSIPFIILIILLIPFTKTIVGTILGANAALPALIIGAAPFYARMVEIALREIDKGVIEAAKSMGATTTTIITKVLLPESMPALVSGITVTAIALVGYTAMAGVIGAGGLGNLAYLEGFQRGNNDVTFIATVLILIIVFILQFIGDIVTSKLDKR; encoded by the coding sequence ATGCTTGAGGAGCTATTACCAAATGTTAAGTGGGAAAAAGTTATAACGGCTACCAATGAAACACTATACATGACTGGAATCTCGGTCATCGCGACATTTATCTTAGGCATTATTTTAGGTTTGTTATTATTTCTTACTTCTAAAGGGAACATATGGGAAAGTAAGGCTATGAATTCAGTTATTGCAGCCATCGTAAATATTTTCCGTTCTATTCCATTTATTATTTTAATTATTTTGCTGATTCCATTTACTAAAACAATAGTTGGTACAATACTAGGTGCAAATGCTGCCCTTCCTGCTCTAATAATCGGAGCAGCTCCGTTCTATGCAAGAATGGTTGAAATTGCTCTTAGAGAAATTGATAAAGGGGTTATTGAAGCAGCCAAATCAATGGGTGCCACAACAACTACAATCATTACAAAGGTTTTACTACCTGAATCTATGCCAGCGTTAGTGTCCGGAATTACTGTAACAGCCATTGCTCTTGTAGGATATACAGCTATGGCTGGAGTAATCGGAGCTGGCGGTCTAGGAAACCTTGCTTATTTAGAAGGGTTTCAAAGAGGCAATAATGATGTAACATTTATTGCCACTGTTTTAATTTTAATTATTGTTTTTATACTTCAGTTTATCGGTGACATTGTCACTTCAAAATTAGATAAAAGATAA
- a CDS encoding MetQ/NlpA family ABC transporter substrate-binding protein yields the protein MKKTLYSLSLFILLLALAACGTATNEDNNTAGDEAEAVKLVVGASNVPHAEILEEAIPLLAEKGIELEIVPFQDYILPNRALADKEIDANYFQHIPYLEAQIADNGYDFVNAGGIHIEPIGVYSKKYKSLDELPEGALIIMSNSVADHGRILTMLQTEGLITLKEGIDTTTATIDDIVDNPKNLEFKADVDAGYLPQVYNNDEGDAVLINTNYAIDAGLNPKEDSIALEGSESPYVNIITVRTGDENRSEIQTLVEVLRSEQIQNFILEKYEGAVVPVSE from the coding sequence ATGAAAAAAACGTTATATTCACTATCATTATTTATTTTGCTTTTAGCCCTAGCAGCTTGTGGGACAGCAACTAACGAAGATAATAATACTGCAGGGGATGAAGCTGAAGCAGTTAAATTAGTTGTAGGTGCTTCAAATGTTCCACATGCAGAGATTTTAGAAGAAGCAATACCATTGTTAGCAGAAAAGGGAATTGAACTTGAGATTGTACCATTCCAAGATTATATTTTGCCAAACAGAGCATTAGCAGATAAAGAAATTGATGCGAACTACTTTCAACATATTCCGTATTTAGAAGCACAAATTGCTGATAATGGTTATGATTTTGTGAATGCTGGTGGAATTCATATTGAGCCAATTGGTGTTTATTCGAAAAAATATAAAAGTTTAGATGAATTACCTGAAGGTGCGTTAATTATTATGAGTAACTCAGTAGCTGACCATGGTCGTATTTTAACAATGCTTCAAACAGAGGGCTTAATTACGCTAAAAGAAGGTATTGATACAACGACTGCAACAATTGATGACATTGTAGACAACCCGAAAAACCTTGAGTTCAAAGCTGATGTAGATGCGGGATATCTTCCACAGGTTTACAATAATGATGAGGGTGACGCAGTCTTAATTAACACAAACTATGCGATTGACGCTGGATTGAATCCTAAGGAAGACTCCATTGCACTTGAAGGTTCAGAATCACCATATGTTAACATTATTACAGTAAGAACAGGCGATGAAAACCGTTCTGAAATTCAAACGCTAGTTGAAGTACTTCGTTCTGAACAAATTCAAAACTTCATTTTAGAAAAATATGAAGGGGCAGTTGTCCCAGTAAGTGAATAA
- the sufC gene encoding Fe-S cluster assembly ATPase SufC, with translation MAGSTLTIKDLHVSIDGKEILKGVNLEVKGGEIHAIMGPNGTGKSTLSSAIMGHPKYEVTSGSITLDGEDVLEMEVDERARAGLFLAMQYPSEISGVTNADFLRSAMNARREEGDEISLMKFIRTMDKNMEFLEMDPDMAQRYLNEGFSGGEKKRNEILQLMMIDPKIAILDEIDSGLDIDALKVVSKGINEKRGEDFGCLIITHYQRLLNYITPDKVHVMMQGRVVKSGGPELAHRLEAEGYDWIKQELGIEDETVGQEA, from the coding sequence ATGGCAGGTTCAACTTTAACAATTAAAGATCTTCATGTATCAATTGATGGTAAAGAGATCCTTAAGGGTGTAAACCTTGAGGTTAAGGGTGGAGAAATTCACGCAATCATGGGACCAAATGGTACAGGTAAATCAACTTTATCATCAGCGATCATGGGACATCCAAAATATGAAGTTACAAGTGGCTCAATTACACTTGACGGAGAAGACGTTCTTGAAATGGAAGTAGATGAGCGTGCACGTGCAGGTCTATTCCTTGCAATGCAATATCCGAGTGAAATTAGTGGGGTAACAAATGCAGATTTCTTACGTTCGGCAATGAACGCAAGGCGTGAAGAAGGCGATGAAATCTCACTAATGAAATTTATCCGTACAATGGATAAAAACATGGAATTCCTTGAAATGGATCCAGATATGGCACAACGTTACCTAAATGAAGGATTTTCAGGTGGAGAAAAGAAACGTAATGAAATCCTACAATTAATGATGATCGATCCTAAAATTGCTATTTTAGATGAAATCGATTCAGGACTAGATATAGATGCGCTAAAGGTTGTATCTAAAGGAATTAATGAAAAACGTGGAGAAGACTTTGGTTGCTTAATCATCACTCACTACCAACGTTTACTTAACTACATTACTCCTGATAAGGTACATGTTATGATGCAAGGACGAGTTGTTAAATCTGGTGGTCCTGAATTAGCTCACCGTTTAGAAGCAGAAGGATATGACTGGATTAAGCAAGAATTAGGTATTGAAGATGAAACTGTCGGGCAAGAAGCATAA
- the sufD gene encoding Fe-S cluster assembly protein SufD, giving the protein MTIDTKSFDQDYVSNFSKELGEPGWLLDLRLQALAKVEELPMPKPDKTKIDKWNFTQFKNHVVKSAPFASLDELPEEVKSLVDLKEENKNLYIQRDNTPAFLVLSDELKEQGVIFTDIHTAAAKHGDLLQKYFMQNGVKVDEHRLTALHAALVNGGAFLYVPKNVEVKAPIQAIYIHENADATLFNHVIVVADDNSSVTYVENYISTSEVKDSVVNIISEVIANNNAKITYGAVDTLAKGVTAYVNRRGVAGRDSKIEWALGLMNDGDTISENITNLMGDGSFGDTKTVVVGRGEQKQNFTTSVVHFGKNSEGFILKHGVMKDSASSIFNGIGKIEHGASKSNAVQESRVLMLSEKARGDANPILLIDEDDVTAGHAASVGRVDPIQLYYLMSRGISRKEAERLVIHGFLAPVVNELPIEGVKKQLIEVIERKVK; this is encoded by the coding sequence ATGACAATTGATACGAAATCATTCGATCAGGATTATGTCAGCAACTTTTCTAAAGAACTAGGAGAACCTGGATGGCTACTAGACCTTCGCTTACAAGCTCTTGCTAAAGTAGAAGAATTACCTATGCCTAAACCAGATAAAACAAAAATTGATAAATGGAACTTTACACAATTCAAAAATCATGTTGTGAAAAGTGCTCCTTTTGCATCTTTAGATGAACTTCCAGAAGAAGTTAAATCCTTGGTCGATTTAAAAGAAGAAAACAAAAATTTATATATTCAACGTGATAACACACCAGCTTTTCTTGTCTTATCAGACGAATTAAAAGAGCAAGGTGTCATATTCACTGATATTCACACTGCTGCAGCTAAGCATGGTGATCTTTTACAAAAGTATTTCATGCAAAATGGCGTAAAAGTAGATGAGCACAGATTAACAGCTTTACATGCTGCATTGGTTAATGGTGGGGCATTCTTATACGTTCCGAAAAACGTTGAAGTAAAAGCACCAATCCAAGCAATTTACATTCATGAAAATGCAGATGCGACACTTTTCAATCATGTTATTGTTGTCGCGGATGACAATAGTTCAGTAACCTATGTAGAAAACTATATTTCTACTTCTGAAGTAAAAGATTCAGTTGTAAATATTATTTCTGAAGTGATCGCGAACAATAACGCAAAAATCACATATGGTGCAGTAGATACCTTAGCTAAAGGTGTTACTGCTTATGTAAATCGTCGTGGTGTTGCTGGTCGCGATAGTAAAATCGAATGGGCATTAGGCCTAATGAATGATGGGGATACAATCTCTGAGAATATCACGAACCTAATGGGCGACGGTTCTTTCGGAGACACAAAAACAGTTGTTGTAGGTCGTGGTGAGCAAAAACAAAACTTTACAACAAGTGTTGTGCATTTCGGCAAAAATTCTGAAGGTTTTATCTTAAAGCACGGTGTAATGAAAGACAGTGCAAGTTCAATCTTTAATGGAATTGGTAAAATCGAGCATGGCGCTTCGAAGTCAAACGCTGTACAAGAATCTCGTGTTCTTATGTTAAGTGAAAAGGCTCGCGGAGATGCAAATCCGATTCTATTAATCGATGAAGATGATGTTACTGCAGGTCATGCTGCTTCAGTAGGTCGAGTAGACCCTATTCAACTTTACTATCTAATGAGCCGTGGTATTTCTAGGAAAGAAGCAGAGCGTTTAGTAATTCATGGTTTCTTAGCACCTGTTGTTAATGAGCTTCCAATTGAAGGTGTTAAAAAGCAGCTTATTGAGGTTATCGAAAGGAAAGTAAAATAA